A genomic segment from Flavobacterium inviolabile encodes:
- a CDS encoding GNAT family N-acyltransferase, which yields MGLVTAKEVAKAINTDKYGFLGTFSGWLLMKVLKISTLNKIYNRNKHLSDVEFLNAILDEFQIKFEIPEEDLKRLPKEGAYITISNHPLGGIDGILLLKLMLEKEPNFKIIANFLLHRIEPLKPYVMPVNPFENHKDAKSSVVGIKETLRHLSDGKPLGIFPAGEVSTYKDDELVVDKPWEEGALKLIKKANVPVVPIYFHAKNSRLFYLLSKISPTLRTAKLPSELLTQKKRVIKVRIGKPISVNEQCEYESIEAYSEFLRRKTYMLANSFEAESKLLSPPSLKLQLPKSSPKQIANPANNEKILQEVTELRKGDYRLLQSKNYEVFLVTADKIPNILHEVGRLREITFREVGEGTNESLDLDQYDKYYHHMFLWDDDAKRIAGAYRMGLGSEIYKKFGINGFYLHELFRFEPELYDMMSKSIEMGRAFIIKEYQQKPMPLFLLWKGIVHTTLRHPEHKFLIGGVSISNQFSDFSKSLMIEFMKSHYYDPYIAQYIHPKKEYKVKLKDADKDFVFNETEADLNKFDKIIDEVEPGSLRLPVLIKKYIKQNARVVAFNVDPLFNNAVDGLMYIRIADLPESTVKPVMEEFQAELERKLNEKGE from the coding sequence ATGGGTTTAGTTACCGCTAAAGAAGTTGCCAAGGCAATAAACACTGATAAATACGGGTTTTTAGGAACTTTTTCAGGCTGGTTACTGATGAAGGTATTGAAAATTTCTACTCTTAACAAGATTTATAACAGAAACAAACATCTTAGTGATGTAGAATTTCTCAATGCAATTCTGGACGAATTCCAGATAAAATTTGAAATTCCCGAAGAAGATCTTAAAAGATTACCAAAAGAAGGTGCTTATATTACGATTTCCAATCATCCTTTAGGTGGGATCGATGGTATATTGCTATTGAAATTAATGCTTGAAAAAGAACCGAATTTCAAAATTATTGCCAACTTTTTATTACACCGCATCGAACCGTTAAAGCCTTATGTTATGCCGGTTAATCCTTTTGAAAATCACAAGGATGCCAAATCCAGCGTAGTAGGCATTAAAGAAACACTCAGACATTTAAGTGACGGAAAACCATTGGGTATTTTCCCGGCCGGTGAAGTTTCTACCTATAAAGACGATGAGCTTGTTGTGGACAAACCCTGGGAAGAAGGCGCTTTAAAGCTTATCAAAAAAGCGAATGTTCCGGTAGTACCTATTTATTTCCACGCAAAAAACAGCCGTTTATTTTATTTGTTATCCAAAATCAGCCCTACACTGCGTACGGCTAAATTACCATCGGAATTACTGACACAGAAAAAAAGGGTAATAAAAGTCCGTATCGGGAAACCGATCTCTGTTAACGAGCAGTGCGAATATGAAAGCATTGAGGCTTATTCCGAATTCTTACGTCGTAAAACATACATGCTTGCCAATTCTTTTGAAGCGGAAAGCAAATTACTGTCCCCTCCAAGTTTAAAATTACAACTTCCTAAAAGCAGTCCGAAGCAAATTGCCAATCCTGCCAATAACGAAAAGATCTTACAGGAAGTAACCGAATTGCGAAAAGGCGATTACCGTCTTTTACAAAGCAAGAACTACGAAGTTTTCTTAGTGACTGCCGATAAAATCCCGAATATCCTGCACGAAGTGGGCCGTTTGAGAGAAATTACTTTTAGAGAAGTAGGAGAAGGCACCAACGAATCTTTAGACTTAGACCAATACGACAAATATTATCACCACATGTTTTTATGGGATGATGATGCAAAACGTATCGCCGGAGCTTACCGTATGGGATTGGGCTCCGAGATTTACAAAAAATTCGGTATTAACGGGTTTTACCTGCACGAACTGTTCCGCTTCGAACCGGAATTATACGATATGATGTCTAAATCTATCGAAATGGGACGTGCTTTTATCATTAAGGAATACCAGCAAAAACCAATGCCTTTATTCCTGTTGTGGAAAGGAATTGTACACACCACTTTACGCCACCCGGAACACAAATTCCTGATTGGCGGCGTGAGTATCAGCAACCAGTTTTCCGATTTTTCCAAATCGCTGATGATTGAGTTTATGAAGTCGCATTATTACGACCCGTATATTGCCCAGTACATCCACCCTAAGAAAGAATACAAGGTTAAATTAAAAGACGCCGACAAAGATTTTGTTTTTAACGAAACGGAAGCCGATTTGAACAAATTTGACAAGATCATTGATGAGGTAGAACCGGGAAGCCTTCGTTTACCGGTACTGATCAAAAAATACATCAAACAGAATGCACGCGTAGTGGCCTTTAATGTAGATCCGCTGTTTAACAACGCAGTAGACGGCTTAATGTACATCCGAATTGCCGATTTACCGGAAAGCACCGTTAAACCGGTTATGGAAGAGTTTCAGGCTGAACTGGAAAGAAAACTCAATGAAAAAGGAGAATAA
- a CDS encoding exodeoxyribonuclease III has translation MKIISYNVNGIRAAITKGFLDWLKSADPDVICLQEIKATQEQIPLLDIELAGYPYHYWFPAEKKGYSGVAVLSKIKPNNVVFGTGIPHMDKEGRNLRVDFDDVSVMSLYLPSGTNIDRLDHKFMYMADFQNYINELKKEVPNLIICGDYNICHEAIDIHDPIRNAKVSGFLPAERAWLDAFMKSGFVDSFRHFNKEPHHYSWWSYRANARANNKGWRIDYNLVSEPLKERMKRAVILPEAKHSDHCPVLLEIE, from the coding sequence ATGAAAATTATCTCTTATAATGTCAACGGAATCCGTGCGGCAATCACTAAAGGGTTTTTAGATTGGCTGAAAAGTGCTGATCCTGATGTAATTTGCCTTCAGGAAATTAAAGCCACACAGGAACAGATTCCGTTATTGGATATAGAATTAGCCGGGTATCCGTATCATTATTGGTTCCCAGCGGAGAAAAAAGGCTATAGCGGTGTCGCGGTCTTATCGAAGATAAAACCGAATAATGTTGTTTTCGGAACCGGAATTCCGCACATGGATAAAGAAGGCAGAAACCTTAGGGTAGACTTTGATGATGTTTCGGTCATGAGTCTGTACCTGCCATCGGGAACAAACATCGACCGTCTGGATCATAAATTTATGTATATGGCCGATTTTCAGAACTATATCAACGAACTGAAAAAAGAGGTTCCGAATTTGATTATCTGTGGCGATTATAATATTTGTCACGAGGCAATTGATATCCATGATCCTATCCGAAATGCAAAAGTTTCCGGATTCCTGCCGGCAGAACGGGCATGGCTGGATGCTTTTATGAAAAGCGGCTTTGTGGACAGTTTCCGTCATTTTAACAAAGAACCGCATCATTACAGCTGGTGGAGCTACAGGGCAAATGCAAGAGCGAATAACAAAGGCTGGAGAATTGACTATAACCTGGTGAGCGAACCTTTAAAAGAAAGAATGAAGCGTGCGGTTATTTTACCGGAAGCCAAACATTCTGACCACTGCCCGGTTTTATTAGAAATAGAATAA
- a CDS encoding OmpA/MotB family protein — MIKKMSIGVLALALSTSCVSKKIYTDLETKFADLKKENRQLSDENTALSKDKNQLDLLSKDLQGQLDKLKAERDKLASDYAASKNSLNTLQSSYKALEKNSDDALQSNMNKNRELLAQLEAKEKALAAERDRLEKLKNDLKDRSDRVNELESMIAEKEASMKKLKETLSKALNAFEGKGLTVEHKNGKVYVSMENKLLFGTGSWAVGTEGRKAVVAVGKVLGDNPEITVLIEGHTDNDKFAGAVGQIENNWDLSTKRATAIVNILAENKAIDKKNLTAAGRGEYAPIATNDTAEGKSKNRRIEIILTPKLDEISKMLNDIN; from the coding sequence ATGATTAAAAAAATGTCTATTGGAGTTTTGGCTTTAGCCTTATCAACTTCATGTGTTTCTAAAAAAATATACACGGATTTAGAAACGAAATTTGCCGATTTAAAGAAAGAAAACCGTCAGTTATCCGATGAAAATACGGCTTTAAGTAAAGATAAAAATCAATTGGACCTGTTGTCAAAAGATTTACAGGGGCAATTGGACAAGCTGAAAGCAGAGCGTGACAAACTGGCTTCCGACTATGCGGCATCCAAAAACAGCCTGAACACATTACAGTCTTCTTATAAGGCATTGGAAAAAAACAGTGATGATGCTTTACAGAGCAATATGAACAAAAACCGTGAACTTTTAGCACAGCTGGAAGCCAAAGAAAAAGCTTTGGCAGCAGAAAGAGACCGTCTGGAAAAACTGAAGAACGATTTAAAAGACCGTTCGGACAGGGTTAACGAGCTGGAAAGCATGATTGCAGAAAAAGAGGCGAGTATGAAAAAACTGAAAGAAACCCTTTCCAAAGCCTTAAATGCATTTGAAGGAAAAGGATTGACAGTGGAGCATAAAAACGGAAAAGTTTACGTTTCGATGGAGAATAAATTGTTATTCGGAACCGGAAGCTGGGCTGTAGGTACAGAAGGAAGAAAAGCAGTTGTAGCTGTTGGTAAGGTATTGGGTGACAACCCGGAAATTACTGTGCTGATTGAAGGCCACACGGATAATGATAAATTTGCAGGAGCTGTTGGACAAATCGAAAACAACTGGGATCTGTCTACAAAAAGAGCTACGGCAATTGTGAACATCCTGGCGGAGAACAAAGCGATCGACAAGAAAAACCTGACCGCGGCCGGTAGAGGAGAATATGCTCCGATAGCGACGAATGATACCGCAGAAGGAAAATCGAAAAACCGTAGAATTGAAATTATTCTGACGCCAAAACTGGATGAAATTTCTAAAATGCTGAATGATATTAACTAA
- a CDS encoding NADP(H)-dependent aldo-keto reductase, producing the protein MKYTTLPHTDVKVSSICLGTMTFGEQNTEAEAHEQLDFALDKGINFLDTAEMYPVAARQETTGRTERYIGSWLQKNGNRDKVVIATKIAGPNRGMEYLRDDLSFTPANIRQALEKSLTQLRTDYIDLYQLHWPERKSNMFGQRGFTIQDDAWEDNFKAVLETFDALIKEGKIRHIGVSNETPWGVMRFLEESKQHGLPRIKTIQNPYSLLNRTFEVGLSETCYREKVGLLAYSPLGFGTLTGKFLTGEHPNARIKLFPRFSRYSSAQSTNAVRKYQEVAHSFGLTLTEMALAFVQQQQFVTATIIGATNLEQLDENIKTHSITLTDEMIKAINYIQELIPNPAP; encoded by the coding sequence ATGAAATATACGACATTACCCCATACCGATGTGAAAGTCAGTAGTATCTGTCTGGGAACCATGACTTTTGGCGAACAGAATACCGAAGCGGAAGCTCATGAACAACTGGATTTTGCCCTGGATAAGGGAATCAATTTTCTGGATACTGCCGAAATGTATCCGGTAGCCGCACGCCAGGAAACAACCGGAAGAACGGAACGTTATATCGGAAGCTGGCTGCAAAAAAACGGAAACCGCGATAAAGTAGTGATTGCAACCAAAATTGCCGGTCCAAACCGCGGCATGGAATACCTGAGAGATGATCTGAGTTTTACTCCTGCAAATATCCGGCAGGCTTTGGAGAAAAGCCTGACCCAGCTGCGAACGGATTATATCGATTTGTACCAGCTGCATTGGCCGGAACGGAAATCGAATATGTTCGGACAACGGGGTTTTACCATTCAGGACGATGCCTGGGAAGATAATTTTAAGGCTGTTCTGGAAACATTTGATGCTTTGATCAAAGAAGGGAAGATCCGCCATATCGGAGTGTCTAACGAAACACCGTGGGGCGTAATGCGTTTTCTGGAAGAAAGCAAGCAGCATGGCTTACCGCGTATTAAAACGATACAAAATCCGTATTCCTTACTGAACCGGACGTTCGAAGTAGGCTTGTCGGAAACCTGTTATCGCGAAAAAGTAGGTTTGTTGGCCTATTCTCCTTTGGGATTCGGAACGCTGACCGGGAAGTTTTTAACCGGGGAACATCCGAATGCACGAATTAAGTTATTCCCGCGATTCTCGCGTTATTCCAGTGCACAATCCACAAATGCGGTACGAAAATACCAGGAAGTTGCGCATTCCTTTGGGCTGACGTTAACCGAAATGGCTCTGGCTTTTGTGCAGCAGCAGCAATTTGTGACAGCGACCATTATAGGAGCGACGAATTTGGAACAACTGGATGAAAATATTAAAACGCATAGCATTACCCTTACGGATGAAATGATCAAAGCGATTAACTATATTCAGGAGCTAATTCCAAATCCGGCGCCGTAA
- a CDS encoding PQQ-dependent sugar dehydrogenase, with amino-acid sequence MKKALLPLMLLVTGICFSQTVALESFGTGFSSPVEITHAGDTRLFVVERGGAIKILNANGTVNPTPFLNLSGIISSGGERGLLGLAFHPNYSTNGFFYVNYTNTAGNTVISRYSVNSGNPDVANASSASILLTITQPYSNHNGGSVKFGPDGYLYIGMGDGGSGGDPENRAQNINELLGKMLRIDVNNGTPYGIPANNPYVGIAGADEIWAIGVRNPWKFSFNRSNGDLWIADVGQNNFEEINKVSSTQAGLNYGWRCYEGNAAYNATGCAAQSTMTFPLAVTTHSAGNCSITGGYVYTGTTYPNFQNKYFFTDYCASKIGMVDNSGNITYSANFSGNSFVTFGEDNNGELYVGSINNGTIYKIKDSSLGTSDFSKTAFTVYPNPARAEINIKSSGSNFPTEVTVFDMNGKQVAFQKTQNPELNTIKTSHLATGLYLLHIMDNNGNTATHKLAIE; translated from the coding sequence ATGAAAAAAGCATTACTTCCCCTTATGTTACTTGTCACGGGCATCTGTTTTTCCCAAACAGTCGCTCTGGAAAGTTTCGGAACCGGATTTTCAAGCCCTGTAGAAATCACCCATGCCGGTGACACCCGTCTCTTTGTCGTAGAAAGAGGCGGTGCCATTAAAATATTAAATGCTAACGGAACCGTTAACCCAACGCCTTTCCTTAATCTTTCCGGCATTATTAGTTCCGGTGGCGAACGCGGACTATTAGGACTTGCCTTTCACCCAAATTACAGCACGAACGGGTTTTTCTATGTGAATTATACGAACACGGCTGGCAATACGGTTATTTCCCGTTATAGCGTGAACAGCGGCAATCCCGATGTTGCCAATGCTTCGAGTGCCAGCATACTGCTGACGATTACACAGCCGTATTCCAACCACAATGGCGGTTCTGTTAAATTTGGTCCGGACGGATACCTCTATATCGGTATGGGCGATGGCGGAAGCGGCGGTGATCCGGAAAACCGCGCACAGAACATCAATGAATTATTGGGAAAAATGCTTCGCATTGACGTTAACAACGGCACGCCTTATGGCATCCCGGCGAACAATCCTTATGTGGGTATTGCCGGTGCCGACGAGATCTGGGCAATCGGTGTCCGAAATCCCTGGAAATTTTCGTTTAACCGAAGCAATGGCGATTTGTGGATTGCCGATGTAGGTCAGAATAATTTTGAAGAGATCAACAAAGTAAGTTCCACTCAGGCCGGATTAAATTACGGCTGGCGCTGTTATGAAGGCAACGCCGCTTATAATGCCACCGGTTGTGCGGCACAATCCACGATGACTTTCCCGTTAGCAGTAACCACACACTCTGCCGGAAACTGCTCGATAACGGGTGGTTATGTCTATACCGGAACCACGTATCCGAACTTCCAGAACAAGTATTTTTTCACGGATTACTGCGCGTCCAAAATAGGAATGGTTGACAACTCCGGAAACATCACATATTCGGCCAATTTCAGCGGAAACAGCTTTGTGACTTTTGGTGAGGATAATAACGGCGAATTGTATGTGGGCTCCATTAACAACGGAACCATCTATAAAATCAAGGACAGTTCTTTAGGCACATCCGATTTCAGCAAAACGGCTTTTACCGTTTATCCTAATCCGGCCAGAGCCGAAATAAACATCAAATCATCCGGAAGCAATTTCCCTACGGAAGTAACGGTTTTTGACATGAACGGAAAACAGGTTGCTTTCCAGAAAACACAAAACCCGGAGCTAAACACGATTAAAACATCGCATCTGGCTACAGGTTTGTATCTTTTACACATTATGGATAATAACGGCAACACCGCCACCCATAAATTGGCTATAGAGTAA